Proteins co-encoded in one Metabacillus sp. KUDC1714 genomic window:
- the gpr gene encoding GPR endopeptidase: MGKSLDLSKYSVRTDLAVEARAMAIETVTKGKSTEDSSNIAGVIVKEWEEEGIGISFLEIKDEGSKIVGKKPGRYLTLETQGIRQKDSELQEIVVDVFAKHFSQFLTDLNIPKDASCLVVGLGNWNVTPDALGPLAVENLLITRHLFKLQPENVEEGFRPVSAIAPGVMGITGIETSDIISGVIEQSKPDFVIAIDALAARSLERVNTTIQISDTGIHPGSGVGNKRKALSQETFGIPVIAIGIPTVVDAVSITSDTIDFILKHFGREIKEGDKPSRSLTPAGMSFGEKRVLTDEDMPSEEQRKQFLGVVGGLEDDEKRKFIHEVLSPLGHNLMVTPKEVDTFIDDMANVIASGLNTALHQQVDQGNSGAYTH; encoded by the coding sequence ATGGGAAAGTCTTTAGACTTAAGTAAATATTCCGTACGGACGGATTTAGCTGTTGAAGCAAGAGCAATGGCGATTGAAACAGTAACAAAGGGTAAATCAACTGAAGATTCAAGTAACATAGCTGGTGTGATTGTGAAAGAATGGGAAGAAGAGGGTATAGGTATTTCTTTTTTAGAAATAAAGGATGAAGGATCAAAAATCGTTGGTAAAAAGCCAGGGAGATATCTTACCTTAGAAACTCAAGGGATTCGCCAAAAGGATTCAGAGTTGCAAGAAATTGTTGTTGATGTCTTTGCAAAACATTTTAGTCAGTTTTTAACTGATTTGAATATTCCAAAGGATGCAAGTTGTTTAGTTGTTGGATTAGGAAACTGGAATGTTACTCCTGATGCCTTAGGTCCACTTGCAGTTGAGAATTTATTAATTACAAGGCATCTATTTAAATTGCAACCTGAAAATGTTGAAGAAGGGTTCCGACCAGTTAGTGCAATTGCACCAGGTGTTATGGGAATTACAGGTATTGAAACAAGCGATATTATTTCTGGTGTGATCGAACAGTCGAAGCCAGATTTCGTAATTGCGATTGATGCATTAGCAGCGCGTTCACTCGAACGTGTTAATACTACGATACAAATTTCGGACACTGGAATCCACCCAGGTTCAGGAGTCGGAAATAAGAGAAAAGCTTTAAGTCAAGAAACTTTTGGGATTCCGGTTATTGCGATTGGGATACCGACAGTTGTCGATGCTGTATCTATCACGAGTGACACGATAGATTTTATTTTAAAACACTTTGGTAGAGAAATAAAAGAAGGTGATAAACCTTCTAGGTCACTTACTCCAGCTGGAATGAGTTTTGGGGAGAAACGTGTTTTGACAGATGAGGATATGCCTAGTGAAGAGCAGCGTAAACAATTTTTAGGGGTTGTTGGTGGGCTTGAGGATGATGAAAAGCGTAAATTTATCCATGAGGTACTTTCACCGTTAGGCCATAACTTAATGGTTACACCAAAAGAGGTTGATACGTTTATTGATGATATGGCAAATGTTATTGCAAGTGGATTAAATACTGCTCTTCACCAACAGGTCGACCAAGGTAATTCAGGAGCATATACTCACTAA